The following are from one region of the Aspergillus luchuensis IFO 4308 DNA, chromosome 4, nearly complete sequence genome:
- a CDS encoding Clr5 domain-containing protein (COG:S;~EggNog:ENOG410PJFF;~InterPro:IPR025676;~PFAM:PF14420) → MVYDWDGKREICYQMYIKDKKALEEIMEYMKNVYQFAPSKRAFQTQFKRWGFPSKQNPAHKNAKLVARVKQLWEKNTSQRDMLRILNEEGFEIKERELMRVRAKNRWLLRVPNGMKSQSRIQTPIQLPEDEGLLALQQEVYKTEAPPFDETENLPTPTTDDPTSPNLPPEVLAKRKERLERLKAESEERWASRKRRRRTRGWAGLPADPPGPPRFPSETTIDESKKYLGLDNAMYRQVRDQFQRICEEAGFIKKTVAGPERWQDAKNKLIEGSPHLQQVFWHDPNQLEAKTLALDVLCTDVTKRMRTLERRMTIAEAKNVLGINPEESRQIRNAFYNTLKADHFTSKLEAGDEHWKELKDQWIQNSELLRQILAPGPADPEHTAKVKALEVLCRDVMKRLRDDQTKRDPARKPSVPHATASQSEPGSPPVSSSYGSGIANGISTLASQALASAPSDLSDMQIDPSLLQAANDPSFATGPSDSAAAFGYVDPMLGPPVLHVPVYLRIHPQSPLHGDSKTWVEKLTARSVAELQQIVGEKYPDAVVTKIEGMDRDEKGNEIPFVIDEDHELDAYLTHVQGRKATFVFCLN, encoded by the exons ATGGTTTACGACTGGGATGGCAAGCGGGAGATCTGCTATCAGATGTATATCAAGGATAAGAAGGCCTTGGAGGAGATTATGGAATACATGAAGAATGTCTACCAGTTCGCCCCAAG TAAACGCGCGTTTCAGACTCAATTCAAACGGTGGGGCTTCCCTTCGAAACAAAATCCCGCGCATAAAAACGCCAAGCTCGTAGCACGAGTCAAGCAACTATGGGAGAAGAATACGAGTCAGCGGGACATGCTTCGCATACTGAATGAGGAGGGTTTCGAGATCAAAGAGCGGGAGTTGATGCGAGTGCGGGCCAAGAATCGCTGGCTGCTTCGGGTCCCCAACGGGATGAAGTCACAATCGCGCATTCAGACGCCAATCCAGCTgcccgaagatgaaggactCCTCGCCCTCCAGCAGGAAGTGTACAAAACCGAAGCACCGCCCTTTGACGAGACCGAgaacctccccacccccacgaCAGACGACCCTACCTCCCCGAACCTACCTCCCGAAGTTCTTGCCAAGCGCAAGGAGCGCCTCGAGCGCCTCAAAGCAGAAAGTGAAGAGCGTTGGGCGAGCAGGAAGCGTCGCCGCCGGACTCGCGGATGGGCAGGGCTGCCCGCTGACCCGCCGGGACCTCCCCGCTTCCCCTCCGAGACGACCATTGACGAAAGCAAAAAGTATCTCGGGCTGGACAATGCGATGTATCGCCAGGTACGGGATCAGTTCCAACGGATCTGTGAAGAAGCAGGCTTCATCAAAAAGACCGTTGCGGGACCTGAGAGATGGCAGGACGCCAAGAACAAACTGATTGAGGGATCACCACATCTCCAGCAGGTGTTCTGGCATGATCCCAACCAGCTAGAAGCCAAAACACTGGCCTTGGATGTGTTATGCACTGATgtgacgaagaggatgaggactcTGGAACGGCGAATGACCATTGCCGAGGCCAAGAATGTCCTCGGGATCAACCCGGAGGAGAGCCGCCAGATACGGAATGCATTCTACAACACCCTGAAGGCGGACCATTTCACGAGTAAGCTGGAGGCTGGCGACGAACATTGGAAGGAGTTGAAGGACCAATGGATCCAAAACTCGGAGCTCCTACGTCAGATTCTTGCGCCAGGCCCGGCGGACCCGGAGCACACGGCGAAAGTGAAGGCGCTGGAAGTGCTGTGCCGCGACGTCATGAAGCGGCTTCGCGACGACCAGACCAAGCGCGATCCCGCCCGCAAACCATCCGTCCCTCACGCCACAGCTTCTCAGTCAGAACCGGGGAGTCCTCcagtcagcagcagctacgGGAGCGGCATTGCCAATGGAATCAGCACACTCGCCTCGCAGGCGCTGGCCAGTGCTCCGAGTGATCTCAGTGACATGCAAATTGATCCCTCTCTGCTGCAAGCTGCTAATGACCCTTCCTTCGCGACGGGCCCTTCCGATTCCGCAGCAGCTTTTGGCTATGTAGACCCGATGCTGGGGCCACCTGTGCTGCATGTACCTGTCTACCTTCGCATCCATCCCCAGAGTCCGCTGCACGGCGACTCGAAGACCTGGGTGGAGAAGCTGACGGCGCGATCGGTGGCTGAGCTGCAGCAGATTGTCGGCGAGAAGTACCCGGACGCCGTGGTCACGAAGATCGAGGGAATGGACCGTGATGAGAAGGGCAATGAGATTCCGTTTGTGATTGACGAAGATCATGAGCTCGATGCGTACTTGACCCACGTGCAGGGGCGGAAAGCCACCTTTGTGTTTTGCTTGAACTAA